One part of the Augochlora pura isolate Apur16 chromosome 3, APUR_v2.2.1, whole genome shotgun sequence genome encodes these proteins:
- the LOC144478806 gene encoding rhomboid-related protein 4, whose translation MRPVQRRQQGFQYGIYLLCMQALNFGIDKIPPATLITILGQVLLYVGVIKVPWNADEVCISAIKVFKHRNWKSFIVSSFEHGSDMHLYYNMVSLILKGAYLEPMYGTPNFTILLSILTLGCSAMYASLGYALMQLTGDYGYYTQCAIGFSAVLFALKVIVICEEQDRIHDVGGFRIPSKIAVWVELILIHLLVPQSSFIGHLGGILIGCLYCYTFIGETIDNIICNLSGMPIIHEEQFYRRRNSFLS comes from the exons atgagGCCTGTTCAGAGGAGGCAACAGGGCTTTCAATACGGCATTTATTTGCTCTGTATGCAAGCCCTTAATTTCGGAATTGATAAAATTCCACCAGCTACTTTGATTACGATCCTTGGTCAA GTTTTATTATATGTTGGTGTAATAAAAGTTCCTTGGAATGCAGACGAAGTATGCATATCCGCGATAAAAGTATTCAAACATCGAAATTGGAAATCTTTCATAGTATCTAGTTTTGAACATGGTTCTGATATGCACTTATACTATAACATGGTCTCTTTGATCTTAAAAGGTGCCTACTTAGAACCCATGTATGGAACAccaaattttactatattattgaGCATTCTTACACTCGGATGTAGTGCTATGTATGCAAGCTTAGGATATGCCTTAATGCAATTAACAGGAGATTATGGGTACTACACTCAATGCGCTATTGGATTTTCTGCAGTTTTGTTTGCATTAAAGGTAATTGTAATTTGTGAGGAACAGGATAGAATTCATGATGTCGGCGGCTTTAGAATACCCAGTAAAATTGCTGTTTGGGtggaattgattttaattcatCTTTTGGTACCACAGTCTTCGTTTATTGGGCATCTTGGGGGTATTTTGATCGGTTGTTTGTATTGCTATACTTTCATTGGTGAAacaatagataatataatatgtaatttaagtGGTATGCCTATTATACATgaagaacaattttacagacgacgaaattcatttctttcataa
- the Fbxl7 gene encoding F-box and leucine-rich repeat protein 7 — MDGSCPLLLPSFGEKGSSEREAIYSLQKVGLYRPPSDAIDLGYHTLDNNACRSTSLSTAISVPIRQQTLLQQKCVYTADLCQLDDTLLLRIFSWLGTRDLCSIAQTCRRLWEIAWDPSLWKEVEIRYPQNATVALNALSRRGCHACIRRLVLEGAVGLAGIFTQLPFLSLTSLVLRHSRRITDSNVSAVLDNCINLKELDLTGCVGVSRACSRITTLKLQSLDLSDCHGVEDSGLVLTLSRMPHLGCLYLRRCARITDASLIAISSYCASLRQLSVSDCVRITDFGVRELAARLGPSLRYFSVGKCDRVSDAGLLVVARHCYKLRYLNARGCEALSDSATLALARGCPRLRALDIGKCDIGDATLEALSTGCPNLKKLSLCGCERVSDAGLEALSYYVRGLRQLNIGECPRVTWVGYRAVKRYCRRCIIEHTNPGFSS, encoded by the coding sequence ATGGATGGATCGTGTCCATTACTCCTTCCATCCTTTGGGGAAAAAGGCAGCTCTGAGAGGGAAGCTATATACTCGTTGCAAAAAGTGGGTTTGTACAGACCACCCTCGGATGCAATTGACTTAGGATATCATACACTGGACAACAATGCCTGCCGATCTACATCTTTATCCACTGCTATATCGGTTCCTATTAGGCAACAAACCTTGTTGCAGCAGAAATGTGTGTACACTGCTGATCTGTGTCAGCTGGATGACAccttattattaagaatattcaGTTGGCTGGGTACTAGAGATCTCTGCTCCATTGCCCAAACCTGCAGACGTCTTTGGGAAATAGCGTGGGATCCATCACTCTGGAAAGAAGTTGAAATACGATATCCCCAGAATGCAACTGTTGCATTGAATGCACTGTCTAGACGAGGATGTCATGCATGCATTCGGCGTCTTGTGCTCGAAGGTGCTGTTGGTCTGGCTGGTATTTTTACTCAGCTGCCATTTTTAAGTTTAACTTCCTTAGTACTGCGACATTCCAGACGCATCACAGACTCAAATGTGAGTGCTGTATTAGACAATTGTATAAATCTGAAGGAACTGGACTTGACGGGATGCGTTGGCGTATCTAGAGCATGCAGCCGAATAACAACACTGAAGTTGCAATCGTTGGATCTCAGCGATTGTCATGGGGTCGAAGATTCTGGCTTAGTACTGACACTCTCACGTATGCCGCATCTCGGATGCTTGTATCTACGACGATGCGCGCGTATAACTGATGCCAGCCTTATCGCGATTTCTTCCTATTGCGCCAGTCTCAGACAGTTGTCTGTTTCCGATTGTGTGAGGATTACAGATTTCGGAGTTCGTGAATTGGCAGCCCGCCTTGGTCCGTCCTTGCGTTATTTTTCGGTAGGCAAATGCGATCGCGTGTCCGATGCTGGTCTATTGGTCGTAGCCAGGCATTGTTACAAATTAAGATATTTGAATGCTCGTGGCTGTGAAGCACTCAGCGACAGTGCTACGTTGGCTTTGGCCCGTGGATGTCCCCGATTAAGAGCTCTTGACATAGGAAAATGCGATATTGGTGATGCAACACTCGAGGCTCTCTCGACCGGATGTCCAAATTTGAAGAAACTATCTTTATGTGGTTGCGAGCGAGTCTCGGATGCTGGCTTGGAAGCGTTATCCTACTATGTACGAGGATTGAGACAATTGAATATCGGCGAATGTCCTAGAGTTACATGGGTCGGATACCGGGCGGTGAAACGTTATTGCCGTAGATGCATTATAGAGCATACTAATCCTGGTTTCTCAAGCTGA